From a single Acidimicrobiia bacterium genomic region:
- a CDS encoding transglutaminase domain-containing protein — MERSRNISISLIFLSLILGSNINNLINISLNDYIFLGIIVILPHCVGIFAAKNKIFQNISSLVSALIGIELLLLKVAGPKLEKLIPTISNLKNISKQGQIGIRQFAENSTPLQSTTGTIVVAAFILWSISELIETIAIRLNLYGLAFAIYILFFALAQNNSNNTFNIPIIALFCFACWIYLRTTYRYKVSNSAHKIQIVNKTKYKIFATNIFATILITTICIAIVIPISSLPSIAPKNMLNKLSRNSTITELSPLVSMRAQLKDNNNKLMFTAKTDSAQYFRLGVLNKFDGDTWYYEAPKKNYKEPVLKGLDSRLVNATFELKNLSPKILPSIYNTDSTSERNLVVLDDSTISSPKSDITNYSIDASVPESSFTDEQIRIGSTPTPKGLDDYLLIPENFDPSIEELSRSIATNKTSIYEQVTALKDYFTKGDFVYSTKVNYNSSQRAMRQFLDAKVGFCEQFAATYAAMARSIRIPSRVIVGFIPGKPDTNGVFNVMSKQAHSWVEVYLTGMGWITIDPTPQGTQPGQAPSNIGEQLATTSSTTSTTRIKNTTTTLIGTQTTNTITQSRVSPLSTSTSSNNIFSFSNILFLTLVSLLTIMGFLYNRYVRKRNIDSFPTTQINNTYKKIFEHYILESHKIDITLAELKAKVPSTCLYTQKFLEQYSEYSYAPDCDIDIYDLTESANDALLELTDMANEKV, encoded by the coding sequence ATGGAACGTTCGAGAAACATCAGCATCTCTCTAATATTCCTGTCCTTAATACTAGGATCGAATATTAATAATCTAATAAACATTTCACTTAATGACTATATATTTCTAGGTATAATAGTAATACTTCCACATTGTGTAGGTATATTCGCTGCAAAAAATAAAATATTTCAAAATATTTCTTCACTGGTTAGCGCTCTTATCGGCATAGAATTACTCTTACTAAAAGTGGCTGGACCTAAATTAGAAAAACTCATTCCAACAATTTCTAACCTGAAAAACATTTCAAAACAAGGACAAATTGGGATACGGCAATTTGCTGAAAACTCAACTCCATTGCAGTCAACAACGGGAACAATAGTTGTTGCTGCTTTTATACTATGGTCAATTTCTGAACTGATAGAGACAATTGCTATCAGATTAAATCTTTACGGATTAGCCTTCGCTATCTACATACTATTTTTTGCATTAGCCCAAAATAATTCAAATAATACATTTAATATACCAATCATCGCTCTTTTTTGTTTTGCTTGCTGGATTTATTTAAGGACAACATACAGATATAAAGTTTCAAATAGTGCACACAAAATACAGATCGTGAATAAGACAAAATATAAGATATTCGCGACAAATATATTCGCGACAATACTAATAACAACAATATGTATAGCCATTGTTATCCCAATCTCATCCTTACCTAGTATTGCACCAAAAAACATGCTTAATAAATTATCCAGAAACTCAACAATAACTGAATTATCCCCTCTTGTTTCGATGAGAGCTCAACTAAAAGATAATAATAATAAATTAATGTTCACAGCGAAAACAGATAGCGCCCAATATTTTCGACTTGGAGTACTAAATAAATTCGATGGAGATACTTGGTATTATGAAGCTCCAAAGAAAAACTATAAAGAACCAGTGCTTAAAGGCTTAGATTCAAGATTAGTTAATGCAACATTTGAGCTAAAAAATTTGAGTCCTAAAATTTTGCCTTCGATTTATAATACTGATTCAACATCAGAACGCAATCTCGTAGTATTAGATGACTCTACAATAAGTTCCCCAAAATCAGACATTACTAACTATTCAATTGATGCTTCAGTGCCAGAATCATCCTTTACCGATGAACAAATACGTATTGGTTCAACTCCAACACCAAAAGGATTAGATGATTATTTATTGATACCAGAAAATTTTGATCCTAGTATCGAAGAATTGAGTAGAAGTATTGCTACAAATAAAACATCAATATATGAACAAGTTACAGCGCTAAAAGACTATTTCACAAAAGGAGATTTCGTATATTCAACAAAAGTTAATTATAACTCTAGCCAAAGAGCTATGAGACAATTCTTAGATGCCAAAGTCGGGTTTTGTGAGCAATTTGCGGCAACATATGCAGCAATGGCAAGGTCGATAAGAATACCATCAAGGGTAATCGTAGGTTTTATACCTGGTAAACCAGATACAAATGGTGTATTCAATGTAATGTCAAAACAGGCACATTCCTGGGTAGAAGTATATTTAACGGGAATGGGTTGGATAACAATAGACCCAACTCCACAAGGAACACAACCTGGCCAGGCACCTTCTAATATAGGTGAGCAATTAGCAACAACTTCTAGCACGACTAGTACAACTAGGATTAAGAATACAACAACAACGTTAATTGGAACACAAACAACAAATACCATTACACAGTCAAGAGTAAGTCCATTAAGCACTTCAACTAGTAGCAATAACATTTTTAGTTTTTCAAATATACTATTTTTAACTTTGGTATCTTTATTGACGATCATGGGTTTTCTATATAACAGATATGTCCGTAAACGAAATATAGATTCGTTCCCAACAACACAAATAAATAATACCTATAAAAAAATATTTGAACATTATATATTAGAGTCCCACAAAATAGATATCACTCTTGCGGAATTAAAAGCAAAAGTGCCGTCGACTTGTTTGTATACACAAAAGTTTTTAGAACAATATTCAGAATATTCTTATGCACCAGATTGTGATATAGATATTTATGACTTAACGGAATCTGCTAATGATGCGCTGCTTGAGCTAACTGATATGGCCAATGAAAAAGTCTAA
- a CDS encoding DUF58 domain-containing protein, with protein MMTFRGYWALTIGILAGLGSISFASKFLLVMFIFMFTLIILSIINIYIIKSTIHTTRIVLPEKPDEETEILTTLRIKGATADTILKDYFDNGKKNAKFFFNKTSKDAISEAQYKFCAKQRGNFTVGPILISESDWLGFFLKDQTIDNEDILLIYPKTETIPLPSLPLRASDESSYFDSNSSSLSEDLFGLKEYEPGDDIRLIHWKTSSRTRKIFVRQHEPISTRSIAIILDLNENSYDENEFESAIRLCASICQAGLSSSKKTIFIGNDQQEVIYDADIFLDKLCSQQLVKHTVPFNILNSQIKSNQCDSFIITGSRFDTTNIKETIFKVTSKKINEIDGNNVFCLNVKTIFEDYKQWVAKWNVRETSASL; from the coding sequence ATGATGACTTTTAGAGGCTACTGGGCTTTAACTATTGGTATCCTAGCGGGCTTAGGTTCAATATCATTTGCTTCAAAATTCTTACTGGTAATGTTTATATTTATGTTTACATTAATTATATTGTCGATTATCAATATATATATAATCAAATCTACAATCCATACAACACGAATAGTTTTACCCGAAAAACCTGACGAAGAAACCGAAATATTAACGACTTTACGAATAAAAGGTGCAACAGCAGATACTATTTTGAAAGATTATTTTGACAATGGGAAAAAAAATGCAAAATTCTTTTTTAATAAAACATCTAAAGATGCCATTTCGGAAGCACAATATAAATTTTGTGCAAAACAAAGAGGTAACTTCACAGTTGGTCCTATATTAATTAGCGAATCAGATTGGCTAGGATTCTTTTTAAAAGATCAAACTATAGACAACGAGGATATACTACTAATATATCCAAAAACTGAGACTATACCGTTGCCAAGTTTACCATTACGAGCCAGCGATGAATCTAGTTACTTCGACTCAAACTCAAGTTCGCTTTCAGAAGATCTCTTTGGGCTAAAGGAATATGAGCCTGGCGATGATATTAGATTGATACATTGGAAAACGTCTTCGAGAACAAGAAAGATATTCGTTAGGCAGCATGAACCTATATCAACTAGATCTATAGCAATCATTTTAGACCTCAATGAAAATTCTTATGATGAAAACGAATTTGAATCCGCTATCAGACTTTGTGCAAGTATCTGCCAAGCTGGTTTATCATCTAGCAAAAAAACGATATTTATAGGAAATGACCAACAAGAGGTTATATATGATGCAGATATTTTTTTAGATAAATTATGCTCACAGCAGTTAGTTAAACATACTGTACCTTTTAATATCTTAAATAGCCAGATTAAAAGTAATCAATGTGATTCTTTTATAATAACTGGATCAAGATTTGATACAACAAATATTAAAGAGACCATATTTAAAGTCACATCAAAAAAAATTAATGAAATAGACGGAAACAATGTTTTTTGTCTGAATGTAAAAACAATATTTGAAGATTATAAGCAATGGGTAGCAAAATGGAACGTTCGAGAAACATCAGCATCTCTCTAA
- a CDS encoding MoxR family ATPase, with protein sequence MDNFATEEDSKRAAKMFNSLVNNIAINIKGKNPVIHLSCVCLLAGGHLLIEDVPGVGKTTLAKSISESLNLEQSRIQFTPDLLPGDVIGTSIFNQENNTFEFRPGPVFANILLADEINRASPKTQSALLESMEERNVTYDGITHSLPNPHMVIATQNPVELSGTYPLPESQLDRFMMSLAMGYPSVQDEIEILQGSSTKQKLTEVLTLDDFFEIQKIATSIYVSPIVVNYIVSLSNATRANTNISLGISPRGSLALYKAAKVLALSLGRHYVLPDDVKALAPKIWEHRLILTPKAKLEGIKRIDVMLATVGGIEVPTMKER encoded by the coding sequence ATGGATAATTTTGCAACAGAAGAAGACTCAAAAAGAGCTGCAAAAATGTTTAATTCACTAGTGAATAATATTGCAATAAATATTAAAGGGAAAAACCCTGTAATTCATCTAAGTTGTGTATGTTTATTAGCTGGTGGGCACCTATTAATAGAAGATGTGCCGGGTGTTGGAAAAACTACATTGGCCAAATCAATATCAGAGAGCCTGAATTTAGAACAATCACGAATTCAATTCACACCTGACCTACTTCCAGGTGACGTAATTGGGACATCAATATTTAATCAAGAAAACAATACTTTTGAATTTAGGCCTGGACCAGTATTTGCAAATATTTTATTAGCTGACGAGATCAATAGAGCTTCACCAAAAACACAAAGTGCATTATTAGAATCCATGGAAGAAAGAAATGTTACCTATGACGGTATTACGCATAGCTTGCCAAATCCACATATGGTTATAGCTACACAAAACCCAGTTGAACTCAGCGGAACATACCCCCTGCCTGAATCTCAATTAGATAGATTCATGATGTCTCTAGCAATGGGTTATCCAAGTGTGCAAGATGAGATTGAAATATTGCAAGGATCTTCCACAAAACAAAAACTCACGGAAGTGCTGACTTTAGATGATTTCTTCGAAATTCAAAAAATAGCAACATCGATATATGTATCTCCAATAGTTGTAAATTATATTGTTTCATTAAGCAATGCAACAAGAGCGAACACAAATATATCATTGGGTATATCGCCGCGTGGATCATTAGCACTTTATAAAGCAGCGAAAGTATTAGCATTATCTTTAGGACGACATTATGTCCTACCAGATGATGTTAAAGCACTTGCTCCTAAAATATGGGAACATAGATTAATTTTAACTCCAAAAGCGAAACTTGAAGGTATTAAAAGAATTGATGTAATGCTTGCAACAGTTGGTGGTATTGAAGTCCCTACCATGAAAGAAAGATGA
- a CDS encoding twin-arginine translocation signal domain-containing protein, protein MNELNRREFLKKLGIGASGLALGSLAISLQGCSNDKSTKNENELKGSQYVAIRISSDLYKSTLLQRFAFVIFEKETHLSKETLSVNLKKPSGKLTQIKNIRPRVGGLKSQGIYSFETIFDEAGNYEISTSYDKNPVTLTFNVSEVNLAPGLDTNCINTDSPTNADPKDAKILCTRFDGECGLHKNSISNLLSQNAPFLVLFATPARCQTKYCGPVLDILKSEVEKNPINCTHIEIYKDETSPDVLDAVTEWGLPSEPWLFAVDKSGIIKKRLDGAFDLSEIKDSIDAIKI, encoded by the coding sequence ATGAATGAATTAAATAGAAGAGAATTTCTTAAAAAATTAGGGATTGGGGCATCAGGCCTAGCTCTAGGTTCCTTGGCTATATCATTACAAGGATGCTCTAACGACAAATCAACTAAAAATGAGAATGAACTTAAAGGTTCACAATATGTAGCGATTCGGATAAGTTCCGATTTATATAAATCTACGCTATTACAAAGATTCGCTTTTGTAATTTTTGAAAAAGAAACACATTTATCAAAAGAAACACTTAGTGTTAATTTAAAAAAACCAAGTGGAAAATTAACACAAATTAAAAATATTAGACCTAGAGTTGGTGGATTAAAATCTCAAGGAATATATTCATTTGAAACTATTTTTGATGAAGCTGGTAATTACGAAATATCAACATCATATGATAAGAATCCGGTAACACTTACATTTAATGTTAGTGAAGTAAACCTCGCACCTGGACTTGATACAAATTGTATTAATACTGACTCACCTACCAATGCTGATCCTAAAGATGCAAAAATATTATGCACAAGGTTCGATGGAGAATGTGGGTTGCACAAAAATTCAATATCAAATCTATTATCACAAAATGCACCCTTCCTAGTTCTATTTGCTACACCTGCAAGGTGTCAAACGAAATATTGTGGTCCGGTCTTAGACATATTGAAAAGTGAAGTTGAAAAAAATCCTATTAACTGCACACACATTGAAATTTATAAGGATGAAACATCACCGGATGTACTAGATGCAGTAACTGAATGGGGATTACCAAGTGAACCATGGTTATTTGCCGTCGATAAATCTGGAATAATTAAGAAAAGATTAGATGGAGCATTTGATCTAAGTGAAATTAAAGATTCTATAGACGCTATAAAAATCTAA
- the mraZ gene encoding division/cell wall cluster transcriptional repressor MraZ has product MVFLGEFHHSLDDKGRVILPSKFRDPLSRGAIISKGDGCLFIYTLSEFEEVANEIREKSKASPQAREAARSFFAGASDVTPDKQGRLNLPNPLRNYAKLKKEVTLLGVYSRIEIWDKATWNERSLSGDATLNDTQNLPDLGI; this is encoded by the coding sequence ATGGTGTTTCTCGGAGAGTTTCATCATTCATTAGACGATAAAGGCAGAGTTATATTGCCTTCAAAGTTCCGTGACCCTTTATCGCGTGGAGCAATAATTTCAAAAGGCGATGGATGCTTATTTATTTATACTCTTTCTGAATTTGAAGAAGTAGCAAATGAAATACGTGAAAAGTCAAAGGCATCTCCACAAGCGAGAGAAGCAGCAAGATCATTTTTTGCAGGAGCCAGTGATGTAACTCCCGATAAACAAGGTCGACTAAATCTTCCAAATCCACTCAGGAATTATGCAAAGTTAAAAAAAGAAGTAACTCTCTTAGGTGTGTATTCTCGAATTGAAATTTGGGATAAAGCAACTTGGAATGAGAGATCACTTAGTGGTGATGCAACTCTTAACGATACACAAAATCTTCCAGATCTTGGTATATAA
- the rsmH gene encoding 16S rRNA (cytosine(1402)-N(4))-methyltransferase RsmH produces MSTDNFKHIPVMADEIIKYAKDVSVSGVMIDATLGGGGHSKLLLKARPNDKLICFDRDEQAIKAALENLNDFKDRFEIIHTGFADIGKEIRKRNLEGKVSVVLFDLGVSSHQLDKKERGFTYRVQDAPLDMRMDSRQQLTAEIIVNEYSEDELAKIIQKNGDEKFARKIAKKIVENRPIMTSGELIEIIRLAIPHKFQRLTHPAKRTFQALRIEVNAELDQLETALEESVHLLAPGGRVLVLSYHSGEDKIVKSIFSKYFHKEKSTKDGRLIPTIEDVNINQFEGEVLRLIPTTRTPKKPSKDELEINRRSKSAKLRVVQREENTDFNHASGM; encoded by the coding sequence TTGTCGACTGATAATTTTAAACATATACCAGTAATGGCAGATGAAATTATTAAATATGCAAAAGATGTTTCTGTTTCAGGGGTAATGATAGATGCAACACTTGGAGGGGGAGGGCACTCCAAACTTTTATTAAAAGCAAGACCCAATGACAAACTCATATGTTTTGATAGAGATGAACAAGCCATTAAAGCTGCATTAGAAAACCTTAATGACTTTAAAGATCGATTTGAAATTATTCATACTGGATTTGCTGATATAGGCAAAGAAATACGCAAACGGAATTTAGAGGGGAAGGTATCAGTAGTGTTATTTGATTTAGGTGTATCAAGCCATCAACTTGATAAAAAAGAACGTGGATTTACATACCGTGTCCAAGATGCTCCTTTGGATATGCGCATGGACTCAAGACAACAATTAACTGCTGAAATTATTGTTAATGAATATAGTGAGGATGAATTAGCAAAGATTATTCAAAAAAATGGTGATGAAAAATTTGCAAGAAAAATAGCAAAAAAGATTGTTGAAAATAGACCAATTATGACTTCAGGAGAACTAATAGAAATAATCAGATTAGCTATTCCACATAAATTTCAAAGACTCACACATCCAGCAAAAAGAACTTTTCAAGCTTTAAGAATAGAAGTTAATGCAGAACTAGATCAATTAGAAACAGCTTTAGAAGAATCAGTCCACCTATTAGCTCCAGGAGGAAGAGTTTTAGTGCTTTCTTATCATAGCGGTGAAGACAAAATTGTTAAAAGTATATTTTCAAAATATTTCCATAAAGAAAAATCAACAAAAGATGGTCGCTTAATTCCCACAATTGAAGATGTAAACATAAACCAGTTTGAAGGTGAAGTATTAAGGCTAATACCTACAACAAGAACACCAAAAAAACCAAGTAAAGATGAACTAGAAATTAACAGACGTTCTAAAAGTGCAAAGCTAAGAGTAGTTCAACGAGAAGAAAATACAGACTTTAACCATGCGAGCGGAATGTAA
- a CDS encoding penicillin-binding protein 2: protein MARNQATNENIDRAMKDLDEGQMYNRARRARITPRYSKVSVNPSNVTPIANRTNNIKSRKTVESNASKIRSRVKSGAKANVYYLKSAFNDNQVRPAKNSNRNKDNKKTNNQKNIQRSQLGKKKNANPVIWNPKRRATLLGIIMIIPLFAVSLKLVDIQYLNADKYTDLGLAQRTYSRIVVPERGTITDRNGNVLAVSEPSWDITVDPSLVKDEDALLSDLSKLTIFDETKLTKELKNKKSRFAFVAKKVDEPTAKRIQAKTLPGIIVTKSSKREYPAGDTASNLVGFVGEDLNGLGGIEYKYNTKLSGKNGSEIIERDRQGREISRDNKKVKQEIPGQDISLTIDQGLQFESERIVQEEVLSTHSKGGTAIIADVHSGEILSMVSIVGGPKKPVPAPASDVNHAVADVYEPGSTNKVITIAGALETKIISPSTTYSVPDNIVFDKQNFPDAETHAPAIWNAGDILRESSNVGTIMIASKLQRTRIDSYLRAFGYGKKTALDFPGEAPGILLDKKNWSDTSIATIPTGNGIAVTPIQMLSVYMTIANGGLKLDPKLVKSVVDEKGNNKELKTTGQTQVISKQTSSQLISMLIGVVENGTGTKAAVPGYSVAGKTGTARKAPYTANKHIASFAGFAPASNPRIAIIVILDEPEGQIYGGTVAAPVFSRLMSSALRVVGVTPDRPNQGLSITNTITTTPINQSNTVSTLPLVKPITKPNQDSNIQND, encoded by the coding sequence ATGGCTCGTAATCAAGCGACTAATGAAAATATTGATCGGGCTATGAAAGATCTCGATGAAGGCCAAATGTATAATAGGGCGCGTCGCGCTAGAATCACACCAAGATATTCTAAAGTTAGTGTTAACCCTTCGAATGTAACTCCAATCGCTAACAGAACTAATAATATAAAATCACGAAAAACAGTTGAAAGCAATGCTTCAAAAATAAGATCTAGAGTCAAGTCTGGTGCAAAAGCAAATGTTTACTATCTTAAATCTGCATTTAATGATAATCAAGTAAGGCCCGCAAAAAATAGTAACCGAAATAAGGACAATAAAAAAACTAATAACCAAAAAAATATTCAAAGGTCTCAACTAGGAAAGAAAAAAAATGCGAATCCTGTAATTTGGAATCCAAAGAGACGAGCTACATTGCTTGGGATAATCATGATTATCCCATTGTTTGCTGTATCTCTAAAGTTGGTAGATATCCAATATTTAAATGCTGATAAATACACAGATTTAGGATTAGCACAAAGAACTTATTCTCGCATAGTGGTTCCAGAAAGAGGAACAATAACAGATAGAAATGGGAATGTATTGGCTGTCAGTGAGCCATCATGGGATATTACAGTCGACCCATCCTTGGTCAAAGATGAAGATGCGCTATTAAGCGATTTGAGTAAATTGACAATTTTTGATGAAACAAAATTAACAAAAGAGTTAAAAAACAAAAAATCTCGGTTTGCGTTTGTTGCAAAAAAGGTAGATGAACCAACTGCAAAACGAATACAAGCAAAAACATTACCAGGTATAATTGTTACTAAAAGTTCAAAGAGAGAATATCCAGCTGGAGATACTGCTTCGAATCTTGTTGGATTCGTCGGAGAAGATTTGAATGGCCTTGGTGGTATTGAATATAAATATAATACGAAACTTAGTGGAAAAAACGGTTCTGAAATAATTGAAAGAGACCGACAAGGTCGAGAAATTTCAAGAGACAATAAAAAAGTCAAACAAGAAATTCCAGGACAAGATATTTCATTAACTATCGATCAAGGGTTGCAGTTTGAATCAGAAAGAATTGTACAAGAAGAAGTTTTATCAACACACTCTAAAGGTGGAACGGCAATTATCGCGGATGTCCACTCTGGAGAAATACTTTCAATGGTATCAATAGTTGGAGGACCAAAAAAGCCTGTTCCTGCACCTGCAAGTGATGTTAATCATGCAGTTGCTGATGTGTATGAGCCGGGTTCAACAAACAAAGTTATAACAATAGCTGGGGCATTGGAAACAAAGATTATTTCACCTTCTACAACCTACAGTGTTCCAGATAATATAGTTTTTGATAAACAGAATTTTCCAGATGCAGAAACTCATGCTCCAGCTATTTGGAATGCAGGCGACATACTAAGAGAATCTTCTAATGTCGGTACGATCATGATTGCCTCTAAATTACAAAGAACACGAATAGATTCCTACCTACGAGCATTCGGTTATGGCAAGAAAACTGCATTAGATTTTCCTGGAGAAGCACCAGGTATATTGTTAGACAAAAAAAATTGGTCTGATACTTCTATTGCGACCATCCCCACAGGTAACGGTATAGCTGTTACACCAATACAAATGTTGAGTGTTTATATGACAATTGCTAACGGAGGACTAAAACTAGATCCGAAATTAGTGAAATCTGTTGTTGATGAAAAAGGTAATAATAAAGAATTGAAAACTACTGGTCAAACTCAAGTTATTTCTAAACAGACTTCATCACAATTAATTTCTATGCTTATAGGTGTAGTTGAAAATGGTACGGGGACAAAAGCGGCTGTTCCAGGTTATAGCGTTGCTGGTAAAACAGGTACAGCTCGTAAAGCTCCATATACGGCTAATAAACATATTGCATCTTTCGCTGGGTTTGCTCCTGCATCAAATCCACGTATAGCAATAATTGTTATTCTCGATGAGCCAGAGGGCCAAATTTATGGTGGAACAGTTGCAGCTCCCGTATTCTCTAGGCTTATGAGTTCAGCCCTTAGAGTTGTTGGCGTAACACCAGATAGGCCTAATCAAGGTTTGAGTATTACAAATACTATTACTACAACTCCAATCAATCAGAGCAATACAGTAAGTACACTACCTTTGGTTAAACCAATTACTAAACCAAATCAAGATAGTAATATACAAAATGATTAA
- a CDS encoding UDP-N-acetylmuramoyl-L-alanyl-D-glutamate--2,6-diaminopimelate ligase, with product MKLIKILESLLYYENIIGGIQKYVSNADLSILETEITSITCKSNDVIPGAIFVAIDGTINDGHKYINDARKNGAVFCIGTYSKTELASVPDLIVKNARAILGPASSIMEENPSNKIAIAGVTGTNGKTTITYILNSIYSFTKKKNAIIGTTGIYIDGNKQLASQTTPDAIILQSLFNKLVKENIDAVAMEVSSHALDQYRVLGTNFDAVAFTNLTQDHLDYHLNFENYFNAKAELFNGVYSKNGVINIDDKGKYSQQLIEIAKKNGMNLILVSTKNPNADVYIETMSTSLTGSEIQVTYIDKDKNIHSQNIKTSLIGSYNIENIAVSIGLAIFGGLLFEDILNALCQQINIPGRLERILNVKGGFEIFIDYAHTPDALERSIFVLKPLSNKLITIFGCGGDRDVEKRSIMGKIASENSDFIIITNDNPRSEDPQKIADGILEGISNDHKDRTMVILDRYKAIEYALLKATVNDCILIAGKGHENYQEFADGKHDFSDVNSVTEILKKESK from the coding sequence GTGAAACTTATAAAAATACTCGAATCCTTATTATATTATGAAAATATAATTGGCGGCATTCAAAAATATGTATCAAATGCTGATTTGTCTATCCTGGAAACAGAGATTACCTCTATTACTTGTAAAAGTAATGACGTAATACCTGGTGCTATTTTTGTAGCTATAGATGGGACAATAAATGATGGCCATAAATATATTAATGATGCTAGAAAAAACGGTGCGGTCTTTTGTATTGGTACGTATTCAAAAACAGAATTAGCATCTGTACCTGATCTGATTGTTAAGAATGCAAGAGCTATTTTAGGTCCAGCAAGTTCTATTATGGAAGAAAATCCTAGTAATAAAATAGCAATAGCAGGTGTTACAGGAACTAATGGTAAGACAACAATTACATATATTCTAAATTCCATATATAGTTTTACAAAGAAAAAGAATGCAATAATTGGAACTACTGGTATTTATATCGATGGTAACAAGCAGCTAGCATCACAAACAACACCTGATGCCATAATATTGCAATCACTTTTTAATAAGTTGGTTAAAGAAAATATAGATGCTGTAGCAATGGAGGTATCAAGCCATGCTCTAGATCAATATAGAGTTTTAGGTACAAATTTTGATGCTGTAGCTTTTACGAATTTAACACAAGATCATCTTGACTATCATCTCAATTTCGAAAATTACTTTAATGCAAAAGCAGAATTATTCAATGGGGTATATTCTAAAAATGGAGTCATAAATATTGACGATAAAGGAAAATATAGCCAACAACTTATTGAAATTGCAAAAAAAAATGGAATGAACTTAATATTGGTATCGACAAAGAACCCAAATGCTGATGTCTATATAGAAACTATGTCAACATCTCTAACTGGAAGCGAAATACAAGTAACGTATATTGACAAAGATAAAAATATACATAGTCAAAATATTAAGACTTCGCTAATAGGTAGTTATAATATTGAAAATATCGCAGTATCAATAGGCCTAGCAATTTTTGGCGGTTTACTATTTGAAGATATATTAAATGCTCTGTGTCAACAAATTAATATACCAGGACGTCTTGAAAGAATATTAAATGTAAAAGGTGGATTTGAGATATTTATTGACTATGCACATACGCCAGATGCATTAGAGCGATCTATATTTGTACTTAAACCATTATCAAATAAGCTAATTACGATATTTGGTTGTGGAGGAGATAGAGATGTTGAAAAACGTTCAATTATGGGAAAAATAGCAAGCGAAAATTCTGATTTTATAATAATTACGAATGATAATCCTAGAAGTGAAGACCCACAAAAAATAGCTGATGGAATTCTAGAAGGAATATCAAATGACCATAAAGATAGAACAATGGTAATTTTAGACCGTTATAAAGCGATAGAATATGCACTGTTAAAAGCAACTGTAAATGATTGTATTCTTATTGCAGGGAAAGGTCATGAGAACTATCAGGAATTTGCTGATGGTAAACACGATTTTTCTGATGTGAATTCAGTCACCGAGATATTAAAAAAGGAAAGTAAATGA